In the genome of bacterium, the window CGGTGGGCGTGGGGCCGGACACGGTGCTGCGCGCCGCGCTGCTCGTCGACCGCGGCGTCGACCTGCTCGTGGTCGATACGGCCCACGGGCACAGCCGCAACGTGCTGGACATGGTGCGCAAGCTGAAGGCGGCCCATCCGGGCACCCAGATCATGGCGGGCAACATCGCCACCGGCGCGGCCGCAGCGGCGCTCATCGAGGCCGGTGCCGACGCCGTGAAGGTGGGCATCGGGCCCGGCTCCATCTGCACCACGCGCATCGTCGCGGGGGTGGGCGTGCCGCAGATCACGGCGATCATGGACGTGGCGAAGGTGGCGCGGCAGAAGGGCATCCCCGTGGTGGCCGACGGCGGCATCCGCTACAGCGGCGACGTGGCCAAGGCCATCGCCGTGGGCGCCGACTGCGTCATGGCCGGCTCGCTGCTCGCGGGCACCGACGAGTCGCCGGGCGAGAAAGTGCTCTTCGAGGGCCGGGTCTACAAGACCTACCGCGGCATGGGCTCGCTCGGCGCCATGCAGCAGGGCTCGAAGGACCGCTACTTCCAGGGCGACGTGGCCGACGCCGAGAAGCTGGTGCCCGAGGGCATCGAGGGCCGCGTGCCCTACAAGGGCAAGGCGCGCGACGTGCTGTACCAGATGGTGGGCGGCCTGCGCAGCGGCATGGGCTACTGCGGCTGCGCGACCATCGGCGACTTCCAGGCCCGGGCGCAGCTCGTGCGGGCCACGGGCGCGGGCATGATCGAGAGCCACCCGCACGACATCCAGATCACCAAGGAAGCCCCCAACTACGGCAAGCGCTGACCGCGCCGCCGCCCCGCCGCCGGAACGGCCGCGTCCTAGCGGCCGCTCCCGAACACCCGCTGCAGCAGCGCCGTGGTGCGCGCCAGCGGGTCGTCCCGGATCCGCTTCTCCTCCTGGGCCAGCACGGTGAACAGCCCGTCCAGGGCCTCGTCGGTGACGTAGCCGACGAGGTCGAGGTCCGGCTTCTCCACCAGGGGGATGCGCGTGTAGCTGTCGTAGAGGCGGCTGTACACCGGGAACACGCCCACGTCGTTCATCTTCGCCGTGACGATCGGCTGGAAACGCGCTGCGAGGGCCGTGCCCGTGCGGGCGCGGAAGTACTCGGTGGCGGCCGTGTCGCCGCCGTCGAGGATGGCGAAGGCGTCGGCGATGGTCATGCCGCGCACGGCCTCCAGGAAGACGTCGGCCGCCTCGCCCGCGGCGGCCTCGGCGGCGCGGTTCATGCCCACCGCGAGGTCGTCCACCACGGCGCCCATGCCCAGGTCGCGCAGGGTGCGCGACATGCCGTCGAGTTCGGCGGGCAGGGCGATGCGGATCAGCTCGTTGCCCAGATAGCCGTCCTCGCGGCCGGTGGCCGCGACGGTGCGGTCGGTGCCCACGGCCAGGGCCTCGCGCAGGCCGCGGGTGACGGTGGCCTCGTCCAGGGGCGCCTGGCCGGCGAGGTCGCCGAAATCGAGGTCGGACAGGCCGGCGCACCCGGCGAGCGGGAGCAGCAGGGCGACGAGCAGGCCGGCGGCCGGCCGGAGGCGGAGCGGAGACGTCATGGGGCGATGGTCCTCGTTGGGGTGCGGGCCGCCGCCGGGTGCGGTCGGCCGTCGGGGTCCAATGTAGCAGCACGTCCGGCGGGGCGACAGCCTCCGCGCCGCGCTACCGGCCGCCCGGGCGTTGGAGCCGGCCCGCCGACGTGCTAAGATGCGCCCCGGCGCGCGCCGGGCGCGCCGCGGCCGCCGGGGCGGCGGCCCACACCGGGAGGGAGAGAACGTGAAGGAATACGAGAAGCTGGGCGCCTTCTACCTGGGGCGTCCGGTCGAGCCGGAGACGGGCGCGGTCCGCGCCGAACCGCTCCTGTACGACGCCAAGGACCTG includes:
- the guaB gene encoding IMP dehydrogenase gives rise to the protein MSETTDPRDKTFREALTFDDVLLVPGYSEVIPADIDTATNLTREIRLQIPFLSAAMDTVTEAEMAIAMARAGGIGVIHKNMEPKEQAAKVERVKRSESGMITKPITLGPDKTIDEALELMGHYRISGVPITEGSKLVGILTNRDLRFVKDTRRPVREVMTSENLVTVPEGTTLEEAAEILHKHRIEKLLVVNGGGELRGLITVKDIQKKLDYPDACKDAKGRLRVAAAVGVGPDTVLRAALLVDRGVDLLVVDTAHGHSRNVLDMVRKLKAAHPGTQIMAGNIATGAAAAALIEAGADAVKVGIGPGSICTTRIVAGVGVPQITAIMDVAKVARQKGIPVVADGGIRYSGDVAKAIAVGADCVMAGSLLAGTDESPGEKVLFEGRVYKTYRGMGSLGAMQQGSKDRYFQGDVADAEKLVPEGIEGRVPYKGKARDVLYQMVGGLRSGMGYCGCATIGDFQARAQLVRATGAGMIESHPHDIQITKEAPNYGKR
- a CDS encoding DUF4197 domain-containing protein, which gives rise to MTSPLRLRPAAGLLVALLLPLAGCAGLSDLDFGDLAGQAPLDEATVTRGLREALAVGTDRTVAATGREDGYLGNELIRIALPAELDGMSRTLRDLGMGAVVDDLAVGMNRAAEAAAGEAADVFLEAVRGMTIADAFAILDGGDTAATEYFRARTGTALAARFQPIVTAKMNDVGVFPVYSRLYDSYTRIPLVEKPDLDLVGYVTDEALDGLFTVLAQEEKRIRDDPLARTTALLQRVFGSGR